In the genome of Urocitellus parryii isolate mUroPar1 chromosome 7, mUroPar1.hap1, whole genome shotgun sequence, the window ATTCCTCCTACGACAAGTATCACCAACTCATTAACACGAGTGTCAGAGCAGGCCAGCTTGAGCAGGgcagatatttcacagaaaaagtgtGGGATCACATTGTCTGCACAGAAGGATAATCTGGGAAGAAGCAGGGTGTGCAACAAGGAATAGAATGTGGTCAGCACCCAGGAAAACACCACCAGGGAGAGACAGAGCTTGGGGCTCATGATGGTGGTATAGTGCAGCAGGAAGCAGATGGCTACATAGCCATCATAGGCCATGGCCACAAGGATGAAATTCCCAAGGTgaccaaaaaaaatgaagaagtaaatttGGGTTAGGCAGGGGATGGATGGAACTGGACTCTGCATGTTCTGTAGCAAtttgggcatggtgacacaggaaaagcagaggtcagagaagGACAAGTTTCTGAGAAACAAATACATGGGAGTGTGAAGATGGGAGTCCAGGCAAATGAGGACAATGATGAGGAGGTTCCCCAGGATGGTGGTAAGATACATGACCAAGAATAAGGCACAGAATAGGTTTTGGTTCTCGGGCTGGATgggcaggcccaggaggaggaacTCTGAGATGtgagtttggttttttttcattattgtctGTCTCCAATACctttaagagaaataataaggTCCTTTAAAACCCCAGTGAAAATGATCATGTTTTTCTCATACACAGTCTTTATGTGTTCTACACTAGTTGATCTCACCATCATCATATTAAGTATCATCTTATAAGTGTCCTTAATTTCTATGATCATGTATTACTGTATCTCACCTTCTTTTAAACATGTACAAGTAGTTATTCTTTCCTAAACACTTATCTATTTGCTTCTATCACAAAAGGAGTGTTggattttctcttccctcttttttcaTCCTAAGCAACTGTAATTGGTTTCTGATTTATAATATCTTAGAGTGATAgtcctcaaatattttgttaaccCTACCTTCTTATAATTCCATGTGTAACCCtaagaaaatatcatttatgCCAAATATGTAGATTACCATTTAAATTAAGACAGAGATGTTTCTCTCACCCACAGAACTCTGTATGCCATTGCTTAATGGTCCTCTTCCCTTGGATGTATCATCACAAGCATCTTAAGCTCAACAGGTTCCTAATGAAACAGCATGTTGTGTTGCATCCATACTACTCTCCTCCTCTTTTAATCTCTCACTTTTCAGTAAAAGGAATGCAGGATCCAATCAGAAATCTGTgaacttcatttctttcattcttctctgtCACCAtcaatgcaaatcaaatctaccaCATCCCATATATTCTACATTTCATTCCTCTGCTACTTCCTCTACTTCTTATCACAAAACCACATTCCTAGACCTTTGTGATATCTAATCTCATCTGGACTATTTAATTATATCAAGATTCAAGTCAGTTCCCTGTTTTCCATACCTTAAATATCCTCCTTCAATATGTTTCATTCACACTGTGTCATTCTGAGATGGAAATTGGATCATCTCTTCTGATTCATGCTCTGGgatattttcattgcttttaagaTCAAGGTGAAGTTTCTTCAAAGGGTACAAATGGTGCTTCATTATCTGAACTTCGTCTCTCTCCACAGTCTCATCTGGCCCCCAAGTAATACAAGTCTTCCATTCTCCAACATTGCTGGATCGCAAATCATATCTATTGCCTCTAGAATTTCATACATGGTGCTCCTCCAACCTATTAccttctctcctctgcttccACTTTGTTGGTTTATCCTGATTTATCTTTCAGGGTCATTAGATGGCACTTATGAAACCAACAACTCCCTTGTATCCCCACCCTCAGTGAGTTCTTTGCTGTCTGCACAGCCTCCTGTTCTCATCCCATAGCAGTGAATGTCCTGATCACAGGTAGATGGCCGACTTCCCACCAGGTTGTGAACTCCATGCAGGAAAAGCCATGTCTGCCCCTTGCCTGCAGCAGGGAAGCCCCTGACATGGTGTCTGATGTGGCCAAATGCTTATTAGTACTTGTTGGCTGTCCATAAGGATGAGAGACAGAGTCCTTCAACTTTAAAGTCAGAAAACTCCCATTAAGTAAAATAACCAGAGTTATTAAATCCTTCCAGAGTACAAGCTCACTAGACTTCACCATATAACACTAAATTTTGATACTCCATTACCAACTTCACAgatgtgattttatatttatgaaaaatattaggGCGTTTCAAGAGTATGATAAAAATATGATAAGCATTTTATAAAGTATGGGGGAAGAAatgaaatgttacatttttttcaaggTCTCACTTGAGGTCTTTCTCAGATATTCACATCACATGTGATGATTAGTTTTATGTGTCAACATGGCTAGGTTCTGCTATCAGGCTTTTGTAAAATACCAATTCTGAATGTTGGTATGCAGgttttttataatatattgaaatttaaatcagtagactttAAGTGAAGTAAATTGCCCCCCAAAATGTGATGAGCCTTGCTATTGTCAGTAGAAGGTCATAAGAGAAAAGACTTCACTCTCCTGCAGAGGAGGAATTCTACCTCCAATATGCTGTGGTCTCAAGACTGTACTATCTACTCTTCCCAGGAACTCCGATAGGCAGGACTGCCCTACAGATTTCAGacttaatagttttaattttctgtggGCTATATCCTAAAAGTAATTCTGGCAGATTGGGAtgctgagggaagaggattgcaagttcaaagccagccgctgcaacttagtgaggcactaagtaattcagtgagaccttgtctctaataaaatataaaaagggctggtgatatgtaTCAATgtttcagtgcccctgagttcaattcctagtacccaaaacaaaacaaaacaataaaaaagtatgTCTCAAAGCCATCAAAAATGCAGAGGAGGAGCACTAAGAGATGTGGGAAGCTCATTCACTAAATGATATACTGCTGGGAAGTTCACCCCACTGCTGATGGTATTTAACACAACTGAATTAACAGTTCATACCTTTGGACACCATGTGTTGGCATCATAGTGGGAAGAAACATGTGGAGAAAACCATGTACCTGGTTTCTCAGCCTTTTGCTTACCTTTTGAGTTTGTGGGACTATCTTTGTGTCAAGAACCTGCGCAGGGATCACAAAACCAGAGATAGCAGCTGCAGACTGATGATCCACTAAGCTTCCTTTTCTTCAGCCATTAAATCCAATATCCTCACCCTGGGCAGCACATAAGGATCGTATAGGGCAGTGTTTCTACACTTAACACAAATGCAGATTGCCTCCCATTAAGACATTCGTTCTGGTGCTGTAGTAGTGGTGTCAATACTGTGGTCACTGGAATGCACTTGAATAGCAAATACACACATTGCCATTTAACTCAGATTACTGAGCACCTTCAGATAACTTAATTGGAATCTCTGAGAAGTGGCCTGTACaaagttttttaaagttccttaGGTGAAAAGTTAAGAACTGTTACTGCCCTGAACCCTACTTTAAGGGCCTGTTATGTCAAAATATTATGATCTTTGAGGATTCACTGCAGAGTATGTAACATTAATGAGCACtgttatcaataaaaaattataagtgatGAATGTTCATAAgtcaaaatatttctataatgtGGCAAAGTCTTGGAAGGGAGCTAGATGGAAAGAGGAAGTCATCATACCTGAAAAATTACCTTGCACAACATCATACAACTGGGCAAATCAAGACCCTCAGGTTGGAAAGATACCAGATCGTTTTCCATCCTGACAACTTACCCAAAGTGTCTGAGAGTGACTCTGGGGCCTTGACCCAAGATCCTTCTCCCCTTTACTCATTATAAGCATATAAAGTTACATCCTCTGTAGTCATCTTGTACCTATACTATCCCTTCTCATGTCTTGCCTTCTAGCCATCCATGGACCCGAGAGGCTCTGCATTCCAGGAGAGTCTAGATTCAGGCATAATTCATTAAGCACAAACTAATTATCCAGGACTTGTTTAAGACAAATTCTCAGAGTACTGTAGGGTGACTCATTACAGCCTCTGATCACACCTGAGTGTACTTTGGGAAAAGGTGGGGTTGAAGAACCCAGGCATGAATGATCACTCATTGCCCATTTAGGGAATGGACAGGAATCCTGTGCTGGTGGGGCCTACACTGGGGACTTGAAGAAAAATGGTTGGACagtccataaaaataaatcaagtacTAGActctgaatgttttaaaatatcttaggaGTATAGCAGTTTATACAAGTGGCATCAGATTCTGTGTTATTGCACTGCTGTgcaataatataataaaacttaCTTGGTAAGGTTCAAGTGAACCTTCGAGTAAGCATTATATTATGGAGTTAATGCTACATAACAAAGCATATGTcattcatctcatttaatctcacCCTGGAGGCATTTATCATAACACAGTGTGACACCAAGAACACCTGCTTGGCCTGCACAAAGTAGCATAGTGTGCatgttttatgaataaatattgttGTTGATCTTTCCCTGTGCATAATTTACTACTGTTTTAATGTTGACTGTTCCCCAAGGGTCCATACCTGAAGGCCTAGAATCAGGATTGCAGATTAGGAGTTGCTATGGTTAAGAGGCAGGACCTTATAGAAAGTCCTTAGGTCATTGAGGATGACTTTGAAAAGGATTATAGAACTCCATTCTAGTTTGAGATGTGATCCTTCCTGTGTATGTGCTCTGCCATCCCTATCCTGCACCATGAGGAGATAATGCAAGAGGTGATCTTGGCCAAGGCTGCACTAAGCCATTTGGCATTTGAATCCTTCAAACTGTGAGCTAATGAACCTATTTCTAAGTTGATTGTACTACGATATTTCATTTTACTGGTGTAAATCTAGTATAGTAGTCTCTTTAATCAATAATACTGGAAAAATTGGATTTCCATAGTCAAAATTTTGATCTTCACCTCACATTCTGTACAACAGTTCATAGAAAATGATTAGATCTTAATGTTTGTTTGAGTGCTGAGGAGATTCCCCATGAAATCCTGCTATGTGGAGCCATAGATGTCTCAAAGCAAAAGTGTAGATGGAGCAGGATGGATGTGCAGTGCTTTCAAGTGGTAGCCACTGAAGTCAGTTGAGATCACTGCAACATTGATTGGAATAAGAGACTGAGAAAACAGAACAGTGCACCATCAGTGTGTAGTTCTTAAGGGACACATTGTTCTGCAAATAACAATTATTTAGCCAAACATTTGGCCATTCTCTGATTCATTTGAAAGCTAATGTTGCAAACAGCTGGGTTGCTATTGCACATGGGGTAGTTTATATTGATCACCAAGGGGAAACATGGTTACTCTACACAATTGGAATAGAGAACGTGATGTCTGCAATCCTGTGAATACTTTCAGTGGCACTTTATATTTCTAAGACCTTTAACAAacataatgaaaactataaaacccaATAAAGGCAACACCAGTAAGGATGCAGGTCCCTAGGAAGGAAATTTGCAATGTGTCGCTAAGTGAAGATCCTCTAGCTGATGATGGCCAAGGAGGAGTGGACAGTGAGAAAGTGAATTATATATGCCAAACCTGGCTTCTCAATCAAATGCTAGGAGAGAATCATCTTGGCATTAGGAAGTGACATGATATAGATGGAGGAAGGGGTCATGGTTGTGCTGGGTGCTCTTAATGATTTCCATAGAAAATGAGCCAAATGTGGTGCAAAAGTCAATTAATTTTTCAACCCTACATGAGGAAGAATTGGACATGGTCtggaaagtttgtttttttcttatttttatgatttctttgtaTCTGCATGTGCCTTAATCATAGAAGTCTGAACCTTGTTAAATGCATTTCTTCCTCTCCTACTGACAGTGAGCAGCAAGGTGGGGAGAAATAACAGGTTCTGCCATCCTTGCAATGTTTCTGAAACATGAGTTTCATGGCAGTACTCTACTCAAAGACCACAGTATGGTAATATGGATCCCTGTTATCCACAGGATAAAGCCTAAACTTAAACTCCTAAGATAGGTTGGGACATTCACAATATGATGCCTGACTATGCTGCTGGCTTCTGCAGCCATCCACCTTCAGATCCTGAAATGTAGGCTGCAGCCACACAAGTCTCCTGCCCCTTCCCTACACAGGCAACGAGAAAGCATCTGTCCTGAGATGCTTGGCATCTTCACTTCCCCCAAAGGATGGTCAGGCGTGAACAGAGGCTGTCATGAGTCACCACTACAGGACTCTGGGAGAATTTGTCCCTGATGGGTCCTggctaattattttgtttttaatgagttCCTCCGGCATTCATACTCCTCTGGGATGCAGagctcctcagcctcctgtgtgtaGAAGGGAAGAATGAGAAGGGATGGTGCAGGTAGGTGAAAACTACAGAAGCCTTTACTTCCTGTGCCTCTAACAAATAA includes:
- the LOC144255860 gene encoding olfactory receptor 1E16-like; this encodes MKKNQTHISEFLLLGLPIQPENQNLFCALFLVMYLTTILGNLLIIVLICLDSHLHTPMYLFLRNLSFSDLCFSCVTMPKLLQNMQSPVPSIPCLTQIYFFIFFGHLGNFILVAMAYDGYVAICFLLHYTTIMSPKLCLSLVVFSWVLTTFYSLLHTLLLPRLSFCADNVIPHFFCEISALLKLACSDTRVNELVILVVGGIFAVIPFLLILLSYTKIMSSILKVPSARGIYKVFSTCGSHLSVVSLFYGTIIGLYLCPSANNSTVKDTVMALMYTVVTPMLNPFIYSLRNRDIKGALRRVLCRKKILF